One genomic segment of Salminus brasiliensis chromosome 6, fSalBra1.hap2, whole genome shotgun sequence includes these proteins:
- the tmem230b gene encoding transmembrane protein 230b, protein MPARNTVTSGLPSSKVRYSKLASDDDGYIDLQFKKSPPKVPYKAIALASVLFLIGTILIVIGALLLAGYFDIQDHRDRTIPVLIIGILVFLPGFYHLRIAYYASKGYRGYSYDDIPDFDD, encoded by the exons ATGCCTGCCAGAAACACTGTGACAAGTGGGCTGCCCAGCAGCAAAGTGAGGTACTCCAAGCTTGCGAGTGACGATGACGGATACATTGACCTTCAG TTCAAGAAGAGTCCACCTAAAGTGCCGTATAAAGCAATTGCACTGGCCTCTGTTCTCTTTCTGATCGGCACTATTCTGATCGTCATAGGAGCTCTTCTCTTAGCGGGATATTTCGACATTCAAGAC CACCGCGACCGCACTATACCGGTCCTCATCATCGGGATCCTTGTCTTCCTCCCTGGATTCTATCATTTGCGCATCGCCTACTATGCCTCTAAGGGCTACCGAGGCTACTCCTACGACGACATCCCAGACTTTGATGATTGA